AATCTCAAGCTTGCAAATAAATTAGCAAATGAAATTCATAAAAAAAATAAAAAAATTAAAATGTTTATTCAGATTAATTTAGGTGGTGAAAAACAAAAATCTGGAATAGAGCCTAATGATTTAGAAGTGTTTTACAAAAGTTGTTTATCATTGAAACTAGATATTGTAGGAACCATGTGTATTCCACCAGACAATCAAGATCCAAAGTTATTCTTTAAAGAATTATTTAATTTAAATAGTAAAATTAAACTTCCTGAAATTAGTATGGGTATGACCAATGATTATTTGGGTGCTTTAGAGTATGGATCAACATATTTAAGAATTGGTACAGGTATATTTGGAAGAAGAACTAATTAATTTTAATTCTTATCTTTTTATTTATCAACTTGGCTAGAATTAAAAAATCTTTTTTACACAATGCAATACATCCCTTTGTTGGTAAGTAATTTTTTGTTAAATGTAAAAAAATAGCACTTCCTTTTAGTTTTATTGGATTTTTATAATTATATTTTATTAAAATAAAAAAATCATACTTATGATCTTTACGGTATAATTTCTCGTGACTTATTTTAAGATTTTTTTTTATCTTTATTAATTTATTATAAAATTTGCTGTTAGGGTCATCGCACCATCCCATATTTTTTTTAATAGATATTGATTTTAGTTTTGAAAAAGGTTTTTGTACTCTATCTGACCTGTAATAAATATTTCCTAAATTGAATATCCCTTTTGGAGTTGTTAAATCACCCTCAACCTTTTTATTAGAAAATCCCTTTTTTCCAATACAACACTTAAATTTAAAATCATCAATTAAAAGTGTGTCTTTATTTTTGACAATAATTATCATATTTTAAAAAAATGAACTCTCGAATTTTAATAATATATGAATATCAAATTTTATACCAAATATTAAATGAAATCAGCGAAGGCTTAAATTTTGAGATTACTCAATTTAACAGTAAGGATTTAAAAGATCTAAAGTATGATCCCAAAAATAACTATTTGATTATTTCAAAAAAAAAAATTGAAGGAATTAAGAATAGTTTAATCTTGGAAAATATACCAATTAAATTCGAAAAGCTTATTGAAATGATTAATATAAATTTTTTAAAAAATAAATTTTCAGATCAATCATATATAAATATTGGTGAATATAATCTAGATTTAAACTCTAGAAAAATTTCTCATGGAAATAAAAGTTTAAATTTAACAGAAAGAGAAACAAATTTAATAATCTTTATCAAAGACAAAAAAAATGTAACGATTAAAGAATTGCAAAAAATGGTCTGGGATTATTCACCAGATCTAGAAACACATACTGTTGAAACACATATTTACAGATTAAGGAAAAAAATGAAAGAAACTTTTGGAAATGAAAATTTTATCTTAAATACTAGTAATGGTTATTCGATAGATTAGTTATTAAATTCTCGCACCTATTTTTTGAATAATCTTTGAGGATAATTCCGTTCCTTTGATCAAACACTCTTTAACATTTAATTGGTTAATTACACCATGAAGATATCCTGCAGCAAATAAATCCCCAGCTCCAGTTAAATCTTTTATATTTAAATTAAATTGGGCATTTACCTCCACAACTTGATCCTTGTTTATTGAAACTGCACCTTTTTCACCCCTAGTAATTATCATATTTTTTTTAATTTCTTTTGAGAATGATACGGCTTCCTCAAATGTTTTTGCGTCAATTAAAGATAATATTTCTTGTTCGTTTGCAAAAATAATATCCAATTTATTTTTAACTAATTCCAAAAAATGTGGCTTATGTCTTTCTACACAAAAAAGATCTGATAGTGACATAGCAGCTTTTTTTGAATGAACGATAGCTTTATCAAAAGCTTTCTTTGGATCACCTTCATCCCATAAATAACCTTCCAAAAAAACCATCTCTGAATTTTTTACATCTTCTTCTTTAATATCATTATCATTAATCTTACCAGCGGTACCAAGAAATGTGCACATTGTTCTTTCAGAGTCAGGTGTTATTAAAATTAAACAAGATCCAGTAGGTATTTCTTCTTGTTTTTTTTTATATAAATATTTTACTTTTTCTTTTTTTAAACCATTTTCATATTTTTGACCAAGTTCGTCGTCGCTAACTTTTCCAATAAATCCCACTTGATTTCCTAATTGAGATAAGCCAACTATTGAATTAGCAACAGATCCGCCTGAAATAGTTTCCTCAATTTTTAGTGATGTAAGTAATTTTTTAAATTCTCCTTCATCTATTAACTTCATAGTGCTCTTTGTTAATGAATGTTCTAATAAAAATTCATCTGATACTTTACAGAGCACATCAACAATAGCATTTCCAATTCCTAATATTTTCATTAAGGTTTTTTTGCAAAAAATGGTTTTTTTCGATTAGGATAGCAAGAAGTACAAATTTTACAACTTAATCCATAACAATCTCTTGCCTTACAATATTCTCTACCGTAATAAATTATTTGTAAATGTAATTTGTTCCAATATTTTTTAGGAAACAATCTTTTTAAATCATTTTCTGTTTGAACAACATTTTTTCCATTTGTTAACCCCCATCTCTGGGCTAATCTATGGATGTGGGTATCAATAGGAAAAGCAGGATGACCAAAACCTTGGGACATCACTACGCTAGCAGTTTTATGTCCTACGCCTGGTAATTTTTCAAGTTCCTCAAAAGTTTTGGGTACCTTGCCCTTATAATCTCTGACCAGTATTTTTGACAAATTGTAAATACTCTTTGCTTTAATCCTAAAAATACCGATTTTTTTAATTAAAGTTTCTATTTTTTTTCTTCCTAATTTAACAAAGTGTTCTGGTTTATGATATTTTGGATAAATATTTTTAGTCACATTATTTACATTTACATCTGTACATTGAGCAGAAAGAAGAACAGATATTAAAAGAGTGAATACATTCCGACTTTTGAGTGGAACTTTTATACTTGGATATGTTTTATTTAGTATCTTAAGTATTATTTTTGCTCTTTGAATTTCATTCATTATTTGAAATTCATTAAGTCTCTCATTGAATATAAACCAGGTTTTTTTCTTATTAACCAACTAGCAGCTGTTAGCGCACCTTCAGAGTAAAGTGCTCTATCAAATGCTTCATGATTAAGTCTTATTATCTCTTTTCCACTGGAAAATAAAACCTCATGTTCACCAATAATTTTACCTTTTCTAACTGAATTAAAATTTATTCTTTTTCCATAAGGAAATTTCTTTTTATTAAGATATTTTTTACCCATAATTCCATAGAAATTTTTGTTTTTTCCTATTGCGATGCCCTGACCTAACATTAATGCTGTACCAGAAGGATGATCTTTTTTAAATTTATGATGAGCTTCAAAAACTTTACTTAGAAAATTATTACCTAGAGATTTTGATGCAATCTCAGTTAAATACATCAAAAGATTAATGCCAAGACTCATATTTCCAGCTTTGAGAATTGGAATTTTTTTTGAAATTTTTTTTATTATATTTTCCTCTTTTAAAGAAAAACCTGTAGTCCCAATTATCACTCTTTTTTTTTGTTTGGCAGCAATATTAAGAACTTCAAGTGTACATTTTGGAATTGTGAAATCTATTATAACGTCACTTTTCTTAAAGGCTTCAGAACTATTTAATTTTGGTAAAATACCAATGATTTTTTTTCTTTGTAACTTATTTTCTGTGAGACTGTTAATTTTAAATCTTTTATCTTTACTTGCAGATTTGATTAATTGCTGTCCCATTCTACCCAGACATCCTGTAATTGTTAAATTTATTTTTTTAGTTTTCATATTGAAAGAATTTTAAATCATCTCGGTAATATTCATTCATTTTTTTTATCATGTTTTCATCAAGATTTTTCTTCCAGTCATTTTCTGGCCCTTGATAAAAGAATTTAATTTTTCTATTGTCTTTTAAAGAATATACGTTTTCACCAAACTTACCCGCATTTTCTATGTTTTGTAAACTTTTAAAGTTAGTCGTATCAACAGCATTATTAAGTTTTTTTTGATCAATTTTATTATCAAATCTCATTAAGGTATTAACAAAAACAACTAGTTTTTCAAAAGTTTGAGTTGGATTTTTAACCATATCCTCGTATCTAATTGTAACTCTTCTAAAAGACTTATTACTTAGCCAAGATCGGTAGTTAATTCTCCAAGAGTTGACAATATTTGTTTTTGCATAGTTTTTTAGATGTGGATAGTCTTCTAATACTTTATTTTCATCTTGCATAAACTTGAGTGCTTGGTCATATGAGCCAAAATCATTATGATTTTTTACTGAAGTGATTACATTTCTTGGATCTCTAATGACATAAATAACTCCCAAGGTGTATTCTGGCTTTGTAAAGTCGTTTCCAAAAGCAGTAATTAAAGAATTGTGCGTTTTTAAAAACTTCACTTTTTTTTGGTCACGAATATCTTTTTGTGAAGTTTCCCAGTGTTTATGAATTTCACCTTGTTTGACCTTTTCTTTAAAAAATTGTTTATTTGGATAATCTTCTATTAAATTTAGTTTATTAATATCAAAAATTCCGTTTTCGCAAAAATAATAAGCCGTTATAAAAGATCTAACCCAAGTATTTCCACTTTTTGGATATGAGGCAATCCAGATAATCATATTTATTTATTAAACTAGGTATTAATTATTTCAACTTAAATTTTTTTTTTGATGAACTAAAGTTGAATTTATTAACTTTTCCAAAAATCTTTTGCTTTTTGAAAAAATTTTTTGATACTTGGATTAGATTTATCGTTTTCTATTTCCCTGAATTTTTCTAAAAGACTTCTTTGTTCTTTGTTTAAATATACTGGAACTTCAGTTTT
The DNA window shown above is from Candidatus Pelagibacter sp. RS39 and carries:
- a CDS encoding YggS family pyridoxal phosphate-dependent enzyme; protein product: MHHTESNLIEINNKIKNKINSLSLDQYNPKVIAVSKTFKEQDILPLLDYGHLDFGENKVQEALLKWPKLKEKYKNVKLHMLGKLQTNKAKFAVDIFDYIHSLDNLKLANKLANEIHKKNKKIKMFIQINLGGEKQKSGIEPNDLEVFYKSCLSLKLDIVGTMCIPPDNQDPKLFFKELFNLNSKIKLPEISMGMTNDYLGALEYGSTYLRIGTGIFGRRTN
- a CDS encoding sulfotransferase domain-containing protein; the encoded protein is MIIWIASYPKSGNTWVRSFITAYYFCENGIFDINKLNLIEDYPNKQFFKEKVKQGEIHKHWETSQKDIRDQKKVKFLKTHNSLITAFGNDFTKPEYTLGVIYVIRDPRNVITSVKNHNDFGSYDQALKFMQDENKVLEDYPHLKNYAKTNIVNSWRINYRSWLSNKSFRRVTIRYEDMVKNPTQTFEKLVVFVNTLMRFDNKIDQKKLNNAVDTTNFKSLQNIENAGKFGENVYSLKDNRKIKFFYQGPENDWKKNLDENMIKKMNEYYRDDLKFFQYEN
- a CDS encoding adenosine kinase codes for the protein MKILGIGNAIVDVLCKVSDEFLLEHSLTKSTMKLIDEGEFKKLLTSLKIEETISGGSVANSIVGLSQLGNQVGFIGKVSDDELGQKYENGLKKEKVKYLYKKKQEEIPTGSCLILITPDSERTMCTFLGTAGKINDNDIKEEDVKNSEMVFLEGYLWDEGDPKKAFDKAIVHSKKAAMSLSDLFCVERHKPHFLELVKNKLDIIFANEQEILSLIDAKTFEEAVSFSKEIKKNMIITRGEKGAVSINKDQVVEVNAQFNLNIKDLTGAGDLFAAGYLHGVINQLNVKECLIKGTELSSKIIQKIGARI
- a CDS encoding winged helix-turn-helix domain-containing protein; translated protein: MNSRILIIYEYQILYQILNEISEGLNFEITQFNSKDLKDLKYDPKNNYLIISKKKIEGIKNSLILENIPIKFEKLIEMININFLKNKFSDQSYINIGEYNLDLNSRKISHGNKSLNLTERETNLIIFIKDKKNVTIKELQKMVWDYSPDLETHTVETHIYRLRKKMKETFGNENFILNTSNGYSID
- the dapB gene encoding 4-hydroxy-tetrahydrodipicolinate reductase — protein: MKTKKINLTITGCLGRMGQQLIKSASKDKRFKINSLTENKLQRKKIIGILPKLNSSEAFKKSDVIIDFTIPKCTLEVLNIAAKQKKRVIIGTTGFSLKEENIIKKISKKIPILKAGNMSLGINLLMYLTEIASKSLGNNFLSKVFEAHHKFKKDHPSGTALMLGQGIAIGKNKNFYGIMGKKYLNKKKFPYGKRINFNSVRKGKIIGEHEVLFSSGKEIIRLNHEAFDRALYSEGALTAASWLIRKKPGLYSMRDLMNFK
- a CDS encoding L,D-transpeptidase family protein → MIIIVKNKDTLLIDDFKFKCCIGKKGFSNKKVEGDLTTPKGIFNLGNIYYRSDRVQKPFSKLKSISIKKNMGWCDDPNSKFYNKLIKIKKNLKISHEKLYRKDHKYDFFILIKYNYKNPIKLKGSAIFLHLTKNYLPTKGCIALCKKDFLILAKLINKKIRIKIN
- the nth gene encoding endonuclease III; amino-acid sequence: MNEIQRAKIILKILNKTYPSIKVPLKSRNVFTLLISVLLSAQCTDVNVNNVTKNIYPKYHKPEHFVKLGRKKIETLIKKIGIFRIKAKSIYNLSKILVRDYKGKVPKTFEELEKLPGVGHKTASVVMSQGFGHPAFPIDTHIHRLAQRWGLTNGKNVVQTENDLKRLFPKKYWNKLHLQIIYYGREYCKARDCYGLSCKICTSCYPNRKKPFFAKKP